CGTGCGGCCCTGGTGGCACATCCTGTTGTAGAAGAAGTCTGCAGGGTAGCCGTAGGCGATGATGTCGCCGAGCTGGTAGTTCCATTTCTCATCGGGGAGCATCCCGCCGAAGACGGGGTCATTGGAGATGAGCCCCGTGGCGAGGTAGGCTTTCCCGCCGAAGATGAAGTCGGAGAAGAAGAGCACGGCGAGAAGGGCGATGGCTGCAAGGTAGATTCCTGTCCGTAGGCGGTGGCTCATAAAGGATGTTTCTCCGCGGGGGGGAAAAGTCTTGCAAGCGAAGTCTGTATTCATCGCTCTCATTCATGATATAATTGAAAGAGGTGCGGGATGTCCCTGAGGTGAGGCATTGTTAGTCCGGCAGACAAGGAGGTCACCATGAGAATTGAGATAGAAACGGAAGAAGATGGCCGTTGGATCGCTGAAATACCGGAGCTCCCCGGAGTGATGGCATATGGTCAAAGCAGGCAGGAAGCTATCCGCAGTGTGAAAGCACTGGCTTTACGTGTGCTGGCTGACAGGCTTGATCATGGAGAGGCCATCCCGGAGCTTGGCCATATGTTTGCCATAGCGTCATGATAAAATGGCCGTCTGTTAAGGCACAAAAGCTTCTTAATGCTTTGCTTCAGATCGGGCCGCGGATGCTGGCGCGTATTGCAAAGAAGACCGGTATATCGCCAGGTGATCTGTAAGACCTGGACACTGAATCCTCTCAATCAATCTCTCTGGCCTGACAAAGAGGGATATTATTTTTTAAAGTATTCTCCTGCTTGCGGCGGGCTTAACCCGAAGCTTTGTCGAGCATTGTGTTTATGGTCCTGATGTGTCCCATGCTCTGAAGGAGGAGATCGAGCGTCTCCGCCATCTTTTCCTGTGAAGGGGCATCTATATAGCGCTCCAGGCTGTCCAGCATCATCTGCAGGATACTGTGAGCTCTCAAGAAGGGTCATAAGAAGGCTTTTTATTTACAGGGAAGTCATTCTCACGCCTGAATACCGCGTCTTCGCCAAGCATCTGGAAACCTGCGTGAAATGCGCGGATTACCTGATGTTGTAAAGGGGAATGGGTCACTGAAGAGGGCATCACCATGCTGGTATTTTCCTGCCACGCCGATACATGCTTTTACTCCCACACGCTCAGGCGTCTTGAAGATGGGGTGGTTGAAGGCAACCTGGATAATTTTGCCGGCGTCCATGCGGTAATGAAAGCTTATTTCTCTGGAAGGCTCTCGAGCGATCACCTCAGGATTGAGCTTACTCATGGCGAGGAAGATGACTCTGAAGGTGCGCATGATGTTCTCAGAACGTTGCGAAAACATGACTTTGTGCTTGTGTGGATGTTTATAGAGAGCGGCTCGACAAAGTCTGCCTTCTCGCGATGCCTATAACCGGCGGCGATTATAATGAACAGGTGGTGAGGTGCCGGGAGAAGAGCATTGAGGCCGCAGCCGAGGCTCTGTGTAGAATAGCGGAGCATTTTCCAAGATTCTGCAGGGAGCACGGGATAGTTCAGACTTAGGATAAGGCATTAAATAAGCATAATGATGAGCCTGAGAGGAGGGGGCTCGCATGAGTAAGATTAAGTGATGGAATCGCCGGAGCCCGCCAGGACTCCCTTTTGATAGACCAGGAAGGGAGTGCCTTCCGAGAGGGAGCCGAAGGTGAAGGTAAGATCATAGGGCGCCCTGCCCTTCACGGTGAGGGTCCGCAGGCCATGGAGGAGGTGGAGGTGGCAGGCCTCGCAGAGCACGATGAGGTTCCAGGGGTCATCGGTGCCGCCCTGGGAGCGCCTGATGATGTGATGCACGTGCAAATTCCGACGGCACCGGCAGCCGGGGGTCTGGCAGCGAAACCGGTCGCGCTTCAGGATTTTGTGATGATGGGCCGCTTTTTTCAAGGTTCCCTCAGTGACAATGTAGTCTGCCAGGAGGGCTGCAAGGAATTTCTCTTCCGGTTGGCCCAGGTTGTCGGCTGCTTCCGCGAGGGCAAGGCGGCCGAGAAAGGCATGGACCGCCAGGTTCCAGATTTCAAGGAGCTCCCGGGGGAGAAAGAATTTTATCATCATGGAGCTTCCTGCCGCCGGCGAGGGATCTCCCGCCGTGAGGATG
The Candidatus Eremiobacterota bacterium genome window above contains:
- a CDS encoding type II toxin-antitoxin system HicB family antitoxin, with the translated sequence MRIEIETEEDGRWIAEIPELPGVMAYGQSRQEAIRSVKALALRVLADRLDHGEAIPELGHMFAIAS